In the genome of Eriocheir sinensis breed Jianghai 21 chromosome 44, ASM2467909v1, whole genome shotgun sequence, one region contains:
- the LOC126980399 gene encoding carboxypeptidase B-like isoform X3, whose translation MLATLCVLVVVAAAATGVEVRETAGPQLWRVAASSHHRELRSLENEGHLDIWGGSGSHAQVMVEEEAMERVERALKEAGLEHNVEVEDVLGMVEEKTAHLRRKRSVSRQMDWTSYHDFNDIEAFIATLNQTSAGFLRQEIAAYTEEGRPVIAVRVTDPTATGNKKRIWIEGGIHAREWISPAVTTFIMYQLATNPNWQPLLKLTEWYLVPVANPDGYQFSFSGDTRSRLWRKNRRSNDGRCKGVDLNRNWDLKWGVGASGNPCSETYKGPSAFSERETLGLQSLMRQIGDIDLFITFHSFGQTVLYPWGWTVKPPANVRMLKRVAKKFGDTVKQMSKGETNYQIGGSGPLYGLASGATDDWAYGELAVPFSYTIELPDQGDHGFLLPESRISDTVREAAAGVYCMASYISNYGECAARRARNPDLGFQRQSPRFRDFRG comes from the exons ATGTTGGCGACTCTGtgcgtgttggtggtggttgcggcGGCGGCGACAGGTGTGGAGGTGCGGGAGACGGCGGGGCCTCAG TTATGGCGGGTCGCAGCCTCGTCACACCACAGGGAACTTCGCTCCCTTGAGAATGAGGGTCACCTGGATATTTGGGGGGGAAGCGGAAGTCACGCCCAG gtcatggtggaggaggaggcgatggagagGGTGGAAAGGGCGCTGAAGGAGGCCGGCTTGGAGCAcaatgtggaggtggaggatgtCTTGGGTATGGTGGAGGAGAAGACCGCACAcctaaggaggaagagaagtg TGAGTAGGCAGATGGACTGGACAAGCTACCACGACTTCAACGACATCGAGGCCTTCATAGCAACCCTGAACCAAACCAGCGCGGGATTCTTACGGCAGGAGATAGCGGCCTACACTGAGGAAGGACGCCCCGTGATAGCGGTGAGAGTAACAGATCCAACAGCCacaggaaacaagaagaggatCTGGATTGAAGGAG GTATACACGCCAGGGAGTGGATCTCACCCGCCGTCACCACCTTTATAATGTACCAGCTCGCCACCAACCCCAACTGGCAGCCGCTCCTCAAACTCACTGAGTGGTACCTCGTCCCCGTGGCCAACCCCGACGGCTACCAGTTCTCCTTCAGCGGCGACACGAggtccag gTTATGGCGCAAGAACAGACGCTCCAACGACGGTCGCTGCAAGGGAGTCGATCTAAATCGTAACTGGGACCTGAAGTGGGGCGTCGGGGCGTCCGGGAACCCCTGCAGCGAGACCTACAAGGGGCCGAGTGCCTTCAGCGAGCGTGAGACACTAGGGCTGCAGAGCTTGATGCGGCAAATCGGTGACATCGACCTCTTCATCACCTTCCACAGCTTCGGCCAGACCGTCTTGTACCCCTGGGGCTGGACTGTCAAGCCGCCAGCGAACGTCAGGATGCTCAAGAGAGTCGCTAAGAAGTTCGGAGACACGGTGAAGCAAATGTCCAAAGGCGAAACGAATTATCAAATCGGTGGGTCGGGTCCCCTCTACGGCCTTGCCTCGGGTGCCACGGATGACTGGGCTTACGGGGAGCTCGCTGTCCCGTTTTCTTACACCATCGAACTTCCGGACCAAGGCGACCACGGGTTCTTGCTGCCGGAGAGCCGAATCAGCGACACGGTGAGGGAGGCGGCGGCCGGTGTGTACTGCATGGCCAGCTACATCTCTAACTACGGAGAGTGTGCCGCCCGCCGTGCTAGGAACCCGGACTTGGGGTTTCAAAGACAGTCCCCAAGGTTCCGGGACTTCAGGGGGTGA
- the LOC126980399 gene encoding carboxypeptidase B-like isoform X2, with amino-acid sequence MNSVQDPPSSSSSSPSSSSSIIIIIIIMLATLCVLVVVAAAATGVEVRETAGPQLWRVAASSHHRELRSLENEGHLDIWGGSGSHAQVMVEEEAMERVERALKEAGLEHNVEVEDVLGMVEEKTAHLRRKRSVSRQMDWTSYHDFNDIEAFIATLNQTSAGFLRQEIAAYTEEGRPVIAVRVTDPTATGNKKRIWIEGGIHAREWISPAVTTFIMYQLATNPNWQPLLKLTEWYLVPVANPDGYQFSFSGDTRSRLWRKNRRSNDGRCKGVDLNRNWDLKWGVGASGNPCSETYKGPSAFSERETLGLQSLMRQIGDIDLFITFHSFGQTVLYPWGWTVKPPANVRMLKRVAKKFGDTVKQMSKGETNYQIGGSGPLYGLASGATDDWAYGELAVPFSYTIELPDQGDHGFLLPESRISDTVREAAAGVYCMASYISNYGECAARRARNPDLGFQRQSPRFRDFRG; translated from the exons ATGTTGGCGACTCTGtgcgtgttggtggtggttgcggcGGCGGCGACAGGTGTGGAGGTGCGGGAGACGGCGGGGCCTCAG TTATGGCGGGTCGCAGCCTCGTCACACCACAGGGAACTTCGCTCCCTTGAGAATGAGGGTCACCTGGATATTTGGGGGGGAAGCGGAAGTCACGCCCAG gtcatggtggaggaggaggcgatggagagGGTGGAAAGGGCGCTGAAGGAGGCCGGCTTGGAGCAcaatgtggaggtggaggatgtCTTGGGTATGGTGGAGGAGAAGACCGCACAcctaaggaggaagagaagtg TGAGTAGGCAGATGGACTGGACAAGCTACCACGACTTCAACGACATCGAGGCCTTCATAGCAACCCTGAACCAAACCAGCGCGGGATTCTTACGGCAGGAGATAGCGGCCTACACTGAGGAAGGACGCCCCGTGATAGCGGTGAGAGTAACAGATCCAACAGCCacaggaaacaagaagaggatCTGGATTGAAGGAG GTATACACGCCAGGGAGTGGATCTCACCCGCCGTCACCACCTTTATAATGTACCAGCTCGCCACCAACCCCAACTGGCAGCCGCTCCTCAAACTCACTGAGTGGTACCTCGTCCCCGTGGCCAACCCCGACGGCTACCAGTTCTCCTTCAGCGGCGACACGAggtccag gTTATGGCGCAAGAACAGACGCTCCAACGACGGTCGCTGCAAGGGAGTCGATCTAAATCGTAACTGGGACCTGAAGTGGGGCGTCGGGGCGTCCGGGAACCCCTGCAGCGAGACCTACAAGGGGCCGAGTGCCTTCAGCGAGCGTGAGACACTAGGGCTGCAGAGCTTGATGCGGCAAATCGGTGACATCGACCTCTTCATCACCTTCCACAGCTTCGGCCAGACCGTCTTGTACCCCTGGGGCTGGACTGTCAAGCCGCCAGCGAACGTCAGGATGCTCAAGAGAGTCGCTAAGAAGTTCGGAGACACGGTGAAGCAAATGTCCAAAGGCGAAACGAATTATCAAATCGGTGGGTCGGGTCCCCTCTACGGCCTTGCCTCGGGTGCCACGGATGACTGGGCTTACGGGGAGCTCGCTGTCCCGTTTTCTTACACCATCGAACTTCCGGACCAAGGCGACCACGGGTTCTTGCTGCCGGAGAGCCGAATCAGCGACACGGTGAGGGAGGCGGCGGCCGGTGTGTACTGCATGGCCAGCTACATCTCTAACTACGGAGAGTGTGCCGCCCGCCGTGCTAGGAACCCGGACTTGGGGTTTCAAAGACAGTCCCCAAGGTTCCGGGACTTCAGGGGGTGA